Proteins encoded by one window of Flavobacterium sp. N502540:
- a CDS encoding DUF4838 domain-containing protein — translation MKKKRLLYFQILILTLLSFKMMAQSEITISDKTKIFATAESTQAAAGILKLYLEKSVSKPFEITTKSQKEGDASEIILEISNDKKLKANEFSIKSDSKSIYITAPNQKHLRYAVYTLLEIWEFRKFTATETYIPKVTQFIFRKNTSKIYQPSFDYRALFYPDCYDEDFRDWHKLDWHIGDFGLWGHSFSMLVPPKEYFKNNPKLFALYEGERNTESLCMTNDTVVSLVEEKMTEIIAKTPHAQFYSVSQNDDVVYCECTQCKAMNTKYGGPQGSFYYFLNKIAARFPKTKITSLAYLHTFKPPVNLKIAPNISTILCPIELDRGKPITNQSNPSFVKNLENWSTTSPQLFLWDYTVQFSNFMSPFPNFESFQSNYKLFQKNKVKGLFVQGYADVPGDLSELRQYLLAKLMWNTDIDIKAVTADFLRGFYGKAAPFVAKYLDLIEANQNKSKAYLDIYSGPVQARNTFLTPEAMDQYDHFLEQANNAVENNSILSARVHKLRLALEFVYFEQAKFYGKNQHGMFVVNNKGEKEVKAGLTERVLKFSQSCNQFGVYELSEDGISPDNYYKEWIEICKNTTTHLGEDLKVTFLTPPSDEFKGKGSYGLVDGNRGYKNFNINWIGWYDTNPEIEIETKNLDFNTLKLNFLSDQRHWIFTPKNIKIYGFKNQKWELIKEQICNILTEDYEITTQSWEVENQIFSSFTKIKIVAENQKELPVWRKRKNKKAMIMLDEIELYKK, via the coding sequence ATGAAAAAAAAGCGCCTTCTCTATTTTCAAATACTTATTCTCACCCTGCTTAGTTTTAAGATGATGGCACAATCTGAAATTACAATATCCGATAAAACCAAAATTTTTGCTACAGCCGAAAGTACCCAGGCTGCGGCAGGAATACTAAAATTATATCTGGAGAAATCCGTATCGAAACCATTTGAAATTACTACAAAAAGTCAAAAAGAGGGTGATGCTTCCGAAATCATACTGGAAATTTCCAATGACAAAAAACTCAAAGCAAATGAATTCAGTATCAAAAGCGATTCAAAATCAATTTATATCACGGCTCCAAATCAGAAACACCTGCGTTATGCCGTTTATACTTTACTCGAAATCTGGGAATTTAGAAAATTTACTGCAACAGAAACTTATATTCCAAAAGTAACTCAATTTATTTTTCGCAAAAACACAAGTAAAATTTATCAACCCTCTTTTGATTACAGAGCTTTGTTTTACCCTGATTGTTATGACGAAGATTTCAGGGACTGGCACAAACTCGATTGGCATATTGGCGATTTTGGCCTTTGGGGACATTCTTTTAGCATGCTTGTTCCGCCAAAAGAATATTTTAAAAATAATCCTAAACTTTTTGCTTTGTACGAAGGGGAACGAAATACAGAATCTTTGTGTATGACCAATGACACCGTTGTGAGTCTGGTAGAGGAAAAAATGACTGAAATTATCGCAAAAACACCCCATGCGCAATTCTATTCTGTAAGCCAGAATGATGACGTCGTGTATTGCGAATGTACGCAATGCAAAGCCATGAACACTAAATATGGCGGTCCGCAAGGTTCTTTTTATTATTTTTTAAATAAAATTGCGGCTCGTTTCCCTAAAACCAAAATTACTAGCCTTGCCTATCTTCACACCTTCAAACCTCCTGTAAATCTAAAAATAGCTCCAAACATTTCTACGATCTTATGCCCGATTGAACTGGATCGTGGCAAACCCATTACCAATCAGAGTAACCCATCATTTGTCAAAAACCTTGAAAACTGGAGCACGACTTCACCACAGTTATTTTTATGGGATTACACCGTACAATTCTCTAATTTCATGTCCCCCTTTCCTAATTTTGAATCTTTTCAAAGCAACTATAAGCTCTTTCAAAAAAACAAAGTAAAAGGACTATTTGTACAGGGATATGCTGATGTTCCGGGCGATCTTTCGGAATTACGACAATATCTGCTGGCAAAATTAATGTGGAATACTGATATTGACATTAAAGCTGTTACTGCTGATTTCCTCAGAGGTTTTTATGGAAAAGCAGCACCCTTTGTCGCAAAATATCTTGACCTTATAGAAGCCAATCAAAACAAAAGTAAGGCTTATTTAGATATTTATTCTGGTCCTGTTCAGGCACGAAATACGTTCTTGACCCCTGAAGCTATGGATCAATACGATCATTTTCTGGAACAGGCCAATAATGCTGTCGAAAATAATTCCATTTTAAGCGCACGTGTTCATAAATTACGACTGGCTTTAGAATTTGTTTATTTTGAACAGGCCAAATTTTATGGAAAAAACCAACACGGAATGTTTGTCGTAAATAACAAAGGCGAAAAAGAAGTTAAAGCAGGCTTAACCGAAAGAGTTTTAAAATTCTCGCAATCCTGCAATCAATTTGGAGTTTATGAATTGAGCGAAGACGGAATTTCTCCTGATAATTACTATAAAGAATGGATTGAAATTTGCAAAAACACCACTACTCATTTAGGCGAGGATCTGAAAGTTACCTTTTTAACACCTCCATCTGATGAGTTTAAAGGCAAAGGAAGTTATGGTTTAGTGGATGGAAACAGGGGCTATAAAAACTTCAATATCAACTGGATTGGATGGTATGATACGAATCCTGAAATTGAAATCGAAACCAAAAATCTTGATTTCAACACCTTAAAACTAAATTTCCTAAGCGATCAGAGACATTGGATTTTTACACCAAAAAATATAAAAATCTATGGTTTCAAGAATCAGAAATGGGAGCTTATTAAAGAGCAAATTTGCAACATTTTAACAGAAGACTACGAAATTACAACACAATCATGGGAAGTCGAAAATCAAATATTCAGTAGTTTTACCAAGATCAAAATCGTAGCAGAAAACCAGAAGGAATTACCCGTCTGGAGAAAGCGAAAAAACAAAAAAGCAATGATAATGCTGGACGAAATAGAGTTGTATAAAAAATAA
- a CDS encoding YaiO family outer membrane beta-barrel protein: protein MKNACPDYKANIQRAQLGKKLAPDYLDFYLVLGRNYDLTKTKDSARFYYNYVIDKNPAYEDAYLYLINMDLEAKNYNEALVLTNKAIEQFPDNKTFRLKRIAIYSLQNDTKNEEKYLQSIRTKYPNDADIEQRLFALYSRTNMDRAGVYYNFTTIDRDGVGPWHLASADYTHQRTWGSLIGRVSYAERRSSSQVMASGLQFEVESYLSGKKNNYSYIDVAYSSDIAFPEWRLGYSYFYNFAKGWEADLGFRYIEMQDNSNLKTLNVGLGKYFGAYWLNLRSYIQKDGPSFTLTSRYYYGTKFDYLTLIAGYGTSPDDQTRAAEYENRASLSSYRLSAGFYKLIKTHYIFGILITNNQQEYTPKKFQNELDFAFLLQYKF, encoded by the coding sequence ATGAAAAATGCCTGTCCGGACTACAAAGCAAATATCCAGAGAGCTCAGTTAGGGAAAAAACTGGCTCCGGATTACCTGGATTTCTATCTGGTATTGGGGCGAAATTATGACCTGACAAAAACAAAAGACAGTGCCCGTTTTTACTATAACTATGTAATTGATAAAAATCCGGCCTATGAGGATGCCTATCTCTATCTGATCAATATGGATTTAGAGGCAAAAAATTACAACGAAGCTCTGGTCTTAACCAATAAAGCAATTGAACAGTTTCCTGACAACAAAACTTTCAGACTGAAAAGAATTGCGATTTATTCTTTGCAGAATGACACTAAAAATGAAGAAAAATACCTCCAATCGATAAGAACAAAATATCCTAATGACGCCGACATCGAACAGCGTCTTTTTGCCTTGTACTCGAGAACTAATATGGATCGGGCGGGTGTTTATTACAACTTCACCACAATTGATCGCGACGGTGTTGGTCCGTGGCATCTGGCAAGTGCCGATTATACACATCAACGTACCTGGGGAAGTTTAATTGGAAGAGTCAGCTATGCCGAAAGACGATCTTCCAGTCAGGTCATGGCCAGTGGACTTCAATTTGAAGTCGAATCTTACCTGTCGGGAAAGAAAAACAACTATTCCTACATTGATGTCGCCTACAGCAGTGACATCGCTTTTCCTGAATGGAGATTAGGATATTCCTATTTCTACAATTTCGCCAAAGGCTGGGAGGCAGATTTAGGCTTCCGCTACATCGAAATGCAGGACAACAGCAATTTAAAAACTTTAAATGTAGGATTAGGAAAATACTTCGGGGCATACTGGCTCAATTTAAGATCTTACATTCAAAAAGACGGGCCGTCCTTTACCCTTACCTCCCGCTACTATTACGGCACTAAGTTTGATTATCTTACCCTAATTGCAGGTTATGGGACTTCGCCGGACGATCAGACCAGAGCGGCGGAATATGAAAACAGAGCTTCTTTAAGTTCGTACAGACTGAGTGCCGGCTTTTACAAGTTAATCAAAACCCATTATATTTTCGGAATATTAATCACCAACAACCAACAGGAATACACCCCTAAAAAGTTTCAAAACGAACTTGATTTCGCTTTTTTACTGCAATATAAATTTTAA
- a CDS encoding glycosyltransferase family 2 protein: protein MTTDFLHYIIHCYNVFVIHFSIGYILFYIFLSVLSYWAIVKHLKYQKYLEEEVLIRSNHILGVSIVAPAFNEGVNIVYNVKSLLSLTYPKYEIIIVNDGSSDDTLEKLIAEFDLVKIDFYYQEKIVTQPVRGHYKSKNPVYSKLLIVDKINGKSKADAANAGINSSQYPLFLCTDVDCILKRDTILKLAKPFMENETRVIACGAGIRISNSCEIKEGFLFKVHYPKEWYPRFQELEYVRSFLFGRMAWSQLNGLLLVSGGLGMFDKDIVIKAGGYWHQSLGEDMELVTRMRKYMHDTKEKYLIKYIPESLCWTEVPSTRKIFLRQRIRWARGLVQTLYLHRKMFLNPKYGRTAFLVLPFFFSFEFLVPIIEFIGILTLIFSFIFGMIDYQHLLIISLLVYLFYLSITIISILIDEILYKSYANYKELMILIGMAALEPFAYHPITIYASLKGYWLFFRRKEQNWGVMVRKGYEGPSKK, encoded by the coding sequence ATGACGACTGATTTTCTACATTATATTATTCACTGTTACAATGTCTTTGTAATCCATTTTTCAATCGGGTACATTCTGTTCTACATCTTTCTGTCTGTTCTTTCTTATTGGGCGATCGTAAAACATTTAAAATATCAAAAATACCTGGAAGAAGAGGTTCTAATTCGTTCGAACCATATACTGGGCGTTTCCATTGTGGCTCCTGCTTTTAATGAGGGCGTAAATATCGTCTACAATGTTAAATCCCTGCTCTCTCTGACCTATCCGAAATACGAAATCATTATTGTCAATGACGGAAGTTCTGACGATACGCTGGAAAAACTAATTGCCGAATTTGATCTGGTTAAAATTGACTTTTATTATCAGGAGAAAATAGTCACACAACCCGTTCGCGGACATTATAAATCAAAGAATCCTGTTTATTCGAAATTACTGATTGTCGACAAAATAAATGGAAAAAGTAAAGCTGATGCCGCAAATGCCGGGATAAACTCTTCGCAATATCCCCTGTTTTTATGCACTGATGTAGATTGTATTCTAAAAAGAGATACTATTTTGAAACTGGCCAAACCGTTTATGGAAAATGAAACCCGTGTCATTGCCTGCGGAGCCGGAATCAGGATTTCAAATTCCTGCGAAATCAAGGAAGGCTTTTTGTTTAAAGTTCACTATCCTAAAGAATGGTATCCGCGTTTTCAGGAATTAGAATACGTGCGTTCTTTTTTATTTGGAAGAATGGCGTGGAGTCAGCTAAACGGTCTGCTTTTGGTTTCCGGAGGTCTCGGTATGTTTGATAAAGACATTGTAATTAAAGCGGGTGGATACTGGCATCAGTCCTTAGGCGAAGATATGGAACTGGTGACGCGCATGCGAAAATACATGCACGATACTAAAGAAAAATACTTAATCAAATACATTCCCGAATCGCTCTGCTGGACCGAAGTTCCAAGTACGCGAAAAATATTCTTAAGACAGCGCATTCGCTGGGCTCGTGGACTAGTTCAAACCTTATATTTACATCGAAAAATGTTTTTAAATCCAAAATACGGACGAACAGCATTTCTGGTATTACCTTTCTTTTTCAGTTTTGAGTTTTTAGTTCCTATTATTGAATTTATTGGTATTCTGACTCTCATTTTCAGTTTTATATTTGGAATGATCGACTACCAACATTTACTGATTATAAGCCTATTAGTCTATCTATTCTATCTCTCCATAACCATAATATCCATATTGATAGATGAAATACTGTATAAAAGTTATGCCAATTATAAAGAATTAATGATTCTTATCGGGATGGCCGCACTTGAGCCTTTTGCGTATCATCCGATAACGATTTATGCCTCACTGAAAGGCTATTGGCTCTTCTTTCGAAGAAAAGAACAAAACTGGGGCGTAATGGTCCGTAAAGGATATGAAGGTCCATCTAAAAAATAA
- a CDS encoding HEAT repeat domain-containing protein, with translation MEHFIGYIKHYAIPLFVFTSLALALALILKRIHYQYTLPYRHHIIRKSEIFLTEITLSKPEESILKYKIAKFRSEIPIHKTWCKEMLIDDMIRMKSNLKGKTAKNILIIYNQLGLNHYSASLLRDFRKYKKCDGIYHFQALGYKPGITLIKKYLFHPNKIIRSNANIAYLILTKGDWQAVNKIPVKVSISTTIKIMDVLHSQNIPIPPDIELWIESDNPTILKLAVMTMVFYNYRNRSGDIIKLLKHENKNLRTDVIIAIRDLYLYEAEEDLLLQFKQESIELQLEILDALAIIGSEKTISFLNHQIPNEEIKDLKLKMVAALNDLDSLRTDVLGRQDSDTQKMINHIRELQL, from the coding sequence ATGGAGCATTTTATAGGTTATATAAAACACTACGCCATCCCATTATTTGTATTTACAAGTTTAGCTTTAGCACTTGCTTTAATACTCAAAAGAATTCATTATCAATACACTCTTCCTTACCGGCATCATATTATTAGAAAATCTGAAATTTTCCTTACAGAGATTACACTCTCAAAACCGGAGGAAAGTATTCTGAAATACAAAATCGCCAAATTCAGATCCGAAATTCCAATCCATAAAACCTGGTGTAAAGAAATGCTTATCGACGATATGATTCGGATGAAAAGCAATTTAAAAGGTAAAACCGCCAAAAACATTCTTATTATATACAACCAACTGGGTTTAAACCATTATTCGGCAAGTTTGCTTCGGGATTTTAGAAAATATAAAAAATGTGATGGCATTTATCATTTTCAAGCCTTGGGATACAAACCGGGAATTACTTTAATCAAAAAATATTTGTTCCATCCCAATAAAATTATCCGGTCAAATGCCAATATTGCTTACCTGATTTTAACCAAAGGAGACTGGCAGGCCGTTAATAAGATTCCGGTAAAAGTATCCATCAGTACTACTATAAAAATAATGGATGTGTTGCATTCGCAAAACATACCAATTCCACCCGATATTGAGCTCTGGATAGAATCTGATAATCCTACTATTCTGAAATTAGCCGTGATGACTATGGTATTTTATAATTACAGGAACAGATCAGGGGATATTATCAAATTGCTCAAACACGAAAATAAAAATCTAAGAACCGATGTGATTATTGCCATTCGCGACTTGTACCTGTATGAAGCCGAAGAGGATCTGTTACTGCAATTTAAGCAGGAGAGTATCGAACTTCAACTGGAAATTCTGGATGCCCTCGCCATTATAGGCTCAGAAAAAACAATTTCATTTTTAAACCATCAAATTCCAAACGAAGAAATCAAAGATCTTAAATTAAAAATGGTAGCCGCTTTAAACGATCTCGATTCTCTACGTACAGATGTATTAGGAAGACAGGATTCCGATACCCAAAAAATGATTAATCACATTAGAGAATTACAACTATGA
- a CDS encoding TIGR02757 family protein encodes MTQKELKEFLDEKVIQYNNLDFIESDPVQIPHLFSQKEDIEIAGFLSATIAWGNRKMIIKNSHQMMELMGNTPYDFVMSHTDEDLERLENFVHRTFNGKDFSGFIKGLQHIYKNHKGLEAVFAKNQEDNGLQKSISEFKKIFFEIDHLPRTQKHISDPLNNSAAKRINMYLRWMVRQDTKGVDLGIWKTISPSLLSCPLDVHSGNVARKLGILTRKQNDGKALTELDLKLRKMDPHDPVKYDFALFGLGVFEGF; translated from the coding sequence ATGACACAAAAAGAACTCAAAGAATTTCTTGACGAAAAAGTCATCCAATACAACAATCTCGATTTTATCGAAAGCGATCCTGTGCAAATTCCACATTTGTTTTCTCAGAAAGAAGACATTGAAATTGCCGGTTTTTTGAGTGCTACCATTGCCTGGGGAAATCGCAAGATGATTATCAAAAATTCGCATCAAATGATGGAATTAATGGGTAATACTCCTTACGATTTTGTGATGTCACATACTGATGAAGATCTGGAGCGTCTTGAAAACTTTGTACACCGTACTTTTAACGGAAAAGACTTTAGCGGTTTTATAAAAGGATTACAGCACATTTATAAAAATCACAAGGGTCTTGAAGCTGTTTTTGCCAAAAATCAAGAAGACAACGGCTTACAGAAAAGCATAAGTGAGTTCAAAAAAATATTCTTTGAAATTGATCACTTGCCCCGAACCCAAAAGCATATTTCAGATCCGCTAAACAATTCGGCAGCAAAAAGAATCAACATGTACCTGCGCTGGATGGTGCGCCAGGATACCAAAGGTGTCGATTTAGGTATCTGGAAAACCATTTCACCTTCATTATTGTCGTGTCCGCTTGATGTACATTCCGGTAATGTGGCCCGAAAATTAGGGATCCTAACCCGAAAACAAAATGATGGAAAGGCATTAACCGAACTCGATCTTAAACTCAGAAAAATGGATCCTCACGATCCGGTAAAATATGACTTTGCCCTTTTCGGATTGGGCGTTTTTGAAGGTTTTTAG
- a CDS encoding ABC transporter ATP-binding protein, with product MIHAKNIHKFYDKLEVLKGVDLHIKKGEIVSIVGASGAGKTTLLQILGTLDKPSGLETETSLTINGQNVLELSDKSLSKFRNLNLGFIFQFHQLLPEFTALENVCIPAFIAGKKNNEVETEAKKLLEYLGLSHRINHKPNELSGGEQQRVAVARALINKPDVIFADEPSGNLDTHSAENLHQLFFQLRDEFGQTFVIVTHNEELANMADRKLVMVDGLISN from the coding sequence ATGATCCACGCAAAAAATATACATAAGTTCTACGACAAATTAGAAGTTTTAAAAGGAGTCGATCTACACATTAAAAAAGGTGAAATTGTTTCGATTGTTGGTGCATCCGGTGCTGGAAAAACAACTCTTTTGCAAATTCTAGGAACACTTGACAAGCCTTCAGGATTAGAAACCGAAACTTCTTTAACCATAAATGGTCAGAATGTTTTAGAGTTGAGTGATAAGTCATTATCAAAATTCAGAAATCTAAATTTAGGGTTTATTTTTCAGTTTCATCAGCTTTTACCGGAATTTACAGCATTAGAAAATGTATGTATTCCTGCTTTCATTGCCGGAAAAAAAAATAATGAAGTAGAAACCGAGGCCAAAAAACTTTTAGAATATTTAGGACTTTCACACAGAATTAATCATAAACCCAATGAACTTTCAGGAGGAGAACAACAAAGAGTTGCTGTAGCAAGGGCACTAATCAACAAACCCGACGTTATTTTTGCAGATGAACCTTCGGGAAATCTGGACACCCATTCTGCCGAAAATTTACATCAGTTATTCTTTCAGCTACGTGATGAATTTGGACAGACCTTTGTAATTGTAACGCACAATGAAGAATTAGCCAATATGGCGGATAGAAAGTTAGTAATGGTTGACGGATTAATCAGTAATTAA
- a CDS encoding DUF6787 family protein translates to MNRLKKRWGITSNVQAIIILIVFAITGSASAWLSKPFCVLLGITKEDFGGWFTLIRLLVIFPIYQVLLVGIGTIFGQFRFFWNFEKKMLKNMGLGFLFKDSKPQP, encoded by the coding sequence ATGAACAGACTAAAAAAACGTTGGGGCATCACCTCAAATGTACAAGCCATAATCATACTAATTGTTTTTGCCATCACAGGATCGGCATCTGCATGGCTGTCTAAACCTTTTTGCGTCTTGCTTGGCATTACCAAAGAGGATTTCGGAGGCTGGTTTACTCTAATACGACTGCTAGTTATTTTCCCGATCTATCAGGTTTTACTGGTTGGTATCGGTACCATATTCGGACAATTCCGTTTCTTTTGGAATTTTGAAAAGAAAATGCTTAAAAATATGGGACTGGGATTTTTATTTAAAGATTCAAAACCTCAACCTTAA
- a CDS encoding DUF6146 family protein, producing MKKSLFILGLLFTIIACSTASKNTVAANTDGKSTVAVNDTVRIANDSLEYEVIIIDNGFSTWLASRALPRNYHSLSYLENKNNLYVTEWNNRVLQPQRYSPNLYEMRIDYQPTIHYGYEVNYLIYNYMIYFQNTYKQKLAGYVPIR from the coding sequence ATGAAAAAATCCCTCTTTATATTAGGCCTACTGTTTACCATAATTGCCTGTTCAACAGCTTCAAAAAATACGGTGGCTGCAAATACAGACGGTAAGTCTACTGTTGCAGTAAACGATACGGTACGAATTGCCAACGATTCTTTAGAGTACGAAGTGATCATTATCGATAACGGTTTTAGTACCTGGCTGGCTTCAAGGGCACTTCCCCGAAATTATCACTCTTTAAGTTATCTCGAAAACAAAAATAATCTGTATGTAACCGAATGGAACAATCGTGTTTTACAGCCACAGCGCTATAGTCCGAATTTATATGAAATGAGAATTGATTATCAGCCAACGATTCATTACGGTTACGAAGTAAATTACCTTATTTATAACTATATGATTTATTTTCAAAATACTTACAAACAAAAGCTCGCAGGCTATGTTCCTATAAGATAA